In Lewinellaceae bacterium, a single window of DNA contains:
- a CDS encoding NfeD family protein, with translation MHFSLFGYWWEAQNWAQQVFWLVAIVSSLLLAILSALSLYELSQANGAEQHHRSSRIFNPRFILTFFTAFGWLGVALSYQPISLLAILLSAIAGGLLAAAFAKRLARFLLRLAPGSNLGAEQLMESTGKVLEPIPPHRNGFGKVHLKLRGAPYELEAITGGGELKPGVPVRIIGVIDGRVLLVEPLEDEGYPHEGQKGSRV, from the coding sequence ATGCATTTTTCGCTATTCGGATATTGGTGGGAAGCCCAGAATTGGGCGCAGCAGGTGTTCTGGCTGGTAGCCATCGTCTCCAGCCTGCTCCTGGCTATCCTGTCTGCCCTGAGCTTGTACGAATTGTCACAGGCCAATGGAGCGGAACAGCACCATCGTTCTTCCCGGATCTTTAACCCCCGTTTTATCCTCACCTTTTTCACTGCCTTTGGCTGGCTGGGGGTGGCCCTGAGCTATCAGCCGATTTCCTTGTTGGCTATTCTGTTATCCGCTATTGCCGGAGGCCTGCTGGCCGCCGCCTTTGCCAAGCGCCTGGCCCGGTTCCTCCTCCGGCTGGCCCCCGGCAGCAACCTGGGCGCCGAGCAATTGATGGAAAGCACCGGCAAAGTGCTGGAACCCATCCCTCCCCACCGCAACGGCTTCGGCAAAGTACATCTCAAACTGCGCGGCGCGCCTTACGAACTGGAAGCCATCACCGGCGGCGGCGAACTCAAACCCGGCGTCCCCGTGCGTATTATTGGTGTGATCGACGGCCGCGTGCTGCTGGTGGAACCGCTCGAAGATGAGGGGTATCCGCATGAAGGGCAGAAGGGGTCGAGGGTGTAG
- a CDS encoding polyprenyl synthetase family protein, giving the protein MAKSLNTIKEPIDEELRVFETRFREAMRSPVPLLDKITFYIVRRKGKQVRPMFVFLAAKACGGVTDATYTAASLVELLHTATLVHDDVVDDSYERRGFFSINALWKNKIAVLVGDYLFSQGMLLALRSKQYQLLEIVSDAVKAMSEGELLQIEKARRLDIEEKVYYEIIRQKTASLIAAACSAGAASATTDPEQVERMRQFGEKIGIAFQIRDDLFDFGTDDVGKPLGIDIKEKKMTLPLIYALRQASKPERRRVINTIRRHSDKPDRVQEVVAFVRSSGGLEYARNAMQDYRSQAFELLKGFPESPARQSLADLVTFVTERKR; this is encoded by the coding sequence ATGGCGAAGTCGCTCAATACTATAAAAGAGCCAATCGACGAAGAACTCAGGGTGTTTGAAACCCGCTTTCGGGAAGCAATGCGAAGCCCGGTTCCTTTATTGGATAAGATCACCTTTTATATCGTTCGGCGAAAAGGCAAGCAGGTGCGGCCCATGTTCGTGTTTCTGGCCGCCAAGGCCTGCGGCGGCGTCACCGATGCCACCTATACGGCCGCTTCCCTGGTGGAACTGCTCCATACGGCCACTTTGGTCCACGACGATGTGGTGGACGACTCCTACGAGCGCCGGGGCTTTTTCTCTATCAATGCCCTCTGGAAGAACAAAATCGCCGTACTGGTGGGCGATTACCTCTTTTCTCAGGGCATGTTGCTGGCCCTGCGCAGCAAGCAGTACCAATTGCTGGAGATCGTATCCGACGCTGTAAAAGCCATGAGCGAGGGAGAGTTGCTGCAGATCGAAAAGGCCCGCCGCTTGGATATAGAGGAAAAGGTGTACTACGAGATCATCCGGCAGAAAACGGCTTCCCTCATCGCGGCGGCCTGCAGCGCCGGCGCTGCCTCGGCAACCACCGACCCGGAACAGGTGGAGCGCATGCGCCAGTTTGGAGAGAAGATCGGCATCGCTTTCCAAATCCGGGATGACCTCTTCGATTTTGGCACCGACGACGTGGGCAAACCCCTGGGCATCGACATCAAGGAAAAGAAAATGACCCTGCCGCTGATCTATGCCCTGCGGCAAGCCTCTAAACCGGAGCGCCGCCGGGTGATCAACACCATCCGCCGCCATAGCGACAAGCCCGACCGGGTGCAGGAGGTGGTGGCATTTGTTCGCAGCAGCGGCGGCCTGGAATACGCCCGCAACGCCATGCAGGATTACCGCAGCCAGGCTTTTGAATTGCTGAAGGGATTTCCGGAATCCCCTGCCCGGCAATCGCTGGCCGATTTGGTCACTTTTGTGACGGAGCGGAAGAGGTAA
- a CDS encoding metallophosphoesterase family protein, which translates to MLRRSSRLLLTTIIVSCFTWTLTAATGRYRCMWRTDPATSMVIGWEQISGYNPVLYYDVVDFGRQVTAYRNKKQPDRIIVAKGMNNHFARLSGLQPNTVYYFVVQDNEGASERFSFKTAPDTPNERLSIIAGGDSRNNRDARRDANRLVSKLRPHCVIFDGDMTAGDSDQEWREWFDDWQETIGSDGRIFPIIPARGNHEAANSSITELFDVASIDVYYAHTLGGNLFRIYTLNSLHPTAGSQRAWLEGDLRASGNIIWKMAQYHQSMRPHTQRKPEKDELYIQWAPLFHQYEVDLVLESDAHVVKTTYPIRPFQGPGSDEGFIRDDETGTVYIGEGCWGAPLRENNDDKSWTRASGSFNQFKWIFVDREKIEIRTIITGDALQVAEVSHNNIFEPPFGLTIWNPPTGDVVVLSNRRAYASTGGSSSSRPSPRPSSNEPPQAAGKPYTHSSSNNLTSSIPREPEPGSSDPNDWSPFPKVVPDEKGNIVVKYFLPQSGDVTVQLIDSKWKETARIEFPRQSNGENVKSLDMSRVPSGRYLLVIKGNGKLARRFQVIIR; encoded by the coding sequence ATGCTGAGAAGAAGCAGCCGGCTATTACTGACCACAATCATTGTATCGTGCTTTACCTGGACATTGACGGCGGCCACCGGCCGTTACCGCTGCATGTGGCGCACCGACCCGGCCACCTCCATGGTCATTGGCTGGGAGCAGATTTCCGGTTATAACCCGGTATTGTACTACGACGTTGTCGATTTTGGAAGGCAGGTCACGGCTTACCGGAACAAAAAGCAGCCCGACCGCATCATCGTGGCTAAAGGGATGAACAATCATTTCGCCCGCCTTTCCGGCCTGCAACCTAACACCGTTTACTACTTTGTCGTTCAGGACAATGAGGGCGCCAGCGAGCGGTTTTCCTTCAAGACCGCCCCGGATACGCCCAACGAACGCCTCTCCATCATCGCCGGAGGGGATTCCCGCAATAACCGCGACGCCCGCCGCGACGCCAACCGGCTGGTCAGCAAGCTGCGGCCTCATTGCGTAATTTTCGACGGAGACATGACCGCCGGCGATTCCGACCAGGAATGGCGCGAATGGTTCGACGACTGGCAGGAAACCATTGGTAGCGACGGCAGGATTTTTCCCATTATCCCGGCGCGGGGCAACCACGAGGCGGCCAACAGTTCCATCACCGAACTTTTCGATGTGGCCAGCATCGACGTCTACTACGCCCATACCCTGGGCGGCAACCTGTTCCGCATTTACACCCTCAACTCTCTCCACCCCACCGCCGGCAGCCAGCGCGCCTGGCTGGAAGGCGACCTCAGGGCCAGCGGCAACATCATTTGGAAAATGGCTCAATATCACCAATCCATGCGCCCCCACACGCAAAGGAAGCCCGAAAAAGACGAGTTGTATATCCAATGGGCTCCTCTTTTTCACCAATATGAGGTCGACCTGGTCCTGGAGTCCGACGCCCATGTGGTTAAAACGACTTATCCGATCCGCCCTTTTCAGGGGCCGGGAAGCGACGAGGGCTTCATCCGGGATGACGAAACCGGCACGGTATACATCGGCGAAGGCTGCTGGGGCGCCCCGTTGCGGGAAAACAACGACGACAAATCCTGGACCCGCGCCAGCGGCAGCTTCAACCAGTTTAAATGGATTTTTGTCGACCGGGAAAAAATCGAAATACGCACCATTATCACCGGCGACGCCCTGCAGGTGGCGGAGGTCAGCCACAACAATATTTTTGAACCGCCCTTCGGGCTGACCATCTGGAACCCGCCCACCGGCGACGTGGTGGTTCTATCCAACCGAAGGGCCTACGCCTCAACCGGCGGTAGTTCTTCCTCCCGGCCCAGCCCGCGCCCGAGTAGCAATGAACCGCCTCAGGCTGCAGGCAAACCCTATACCCATTCTTCCAGCAACAACCTCACCTCCTCTATTCCCCGCGAGCCGGAGCCCGGCAGCTCCGACCCCAACGACTGGTCTCCTTTCCCTAAGGTCGTTCCCGATGAGAAAGGCAACATCGTAGTTAAATATTTTCTTCCGCAAAGCGGCGACGTGACGGTCCAGCTGATCGACTCTAAATGGAAAGAAACGGCCCGCATTGAATTTCCCCGTCAATCCAATGGGGAAAATGTAAAGAGCCTGGACATGAGCCGGGTGCCCTCCGGCCGATACCTGCTCGTCATCAAAGGCAATGGCAAACTCGCCCGGCGCTTTCAGGTCATCATCCGTTGA
- a CDS encoding serine hydroxymethyltransferase → MAKDSLVFNLIQKELQRQQKGVELIASENFASPQVMEAAGSCLTNKYAEGYPGKRYYGGCEFVDEVEQLAIDRLKQLFGAEFANVQPHSGAQANAAVFLAVLRPGDRILGFDLSHGGHLSHGSPVNYSGKVYEPHFYGVEKETGIIDMDKVAAKALEVKPKLIICGASAYSRDWDYERFRAIADEAGALLLADIAHPAGLIAAGLLNSPMEHCHIVTSTTHKTLRGPRGGIIMMGKDFDNPWGRKTKKGSPVSMSSVLNSGVFPGMQGGPLEHIIAAKAVAFGEALLPSFKVYAQQVVKNAHAMAAAFVEKGYKVISGGTDNHLMLIDLRSKNVTGKVAEKALELADITVNKNMVPFDTQTPFVTSGIRVGSAAVTTRGLKEADCRQVVDWIDAIISDPENEKLIADTRQHVNEVMERFPLYEEANMPA, encoded by the coding sequence ATGGCAAAAGATAGTTTGGTTTTCAATTTGATACAAAAAGAATTGCAGCGGCAGCAGAAGGGCGTGGAGCTCATCGCTTCCGAGAACTTTGCCAGCCCCCAGGTGATGGAGGCTGCGGGCAGCTGCCTGACCAACAAATACGCCGAGGGCTATCCCGGCAAACGCTACTACGGCGGCTGTGAGTTTGTGGATGAAGTAGAACAGTTGGCCATCGACCGCCTCAAGCAGCTCTTCGGCGCTGAGTTCGCCAATGTACAGCCGCACTCGGGCGCACAGGCCAACGCCGCCGTTTTCCTGGCCGTGCTCCGGCCCGGCGACCGCATCCTCGGTTTCGACCTTTCCCACGGCGGCCACTTATCTCACGGCTCGCCGGTCAACTATTCCGGCAAGGTCTATGAACCTCACTTCTATGGGGTGGAAAAAGAAACCGGCATCATCGACATGGACAAGGTGGCCGCCAAGGCCCTGGAAGTTAAACCCAAGCTGATCATCTGCGGCGCCTCCGCCTATTCGCGCGACTGGGACTACGAGCGCTTTCGCGCCATCGCCGATGAGGCCGGGGCTTTGTTGCTCGCCGATATCGCTCACCCGGCAGGGCTCATCGCCGCCGGGTTGCTCAACAGCCCTATGGAGCATTGCCACATCGTCACGTCAACTACCCACAAGACCCTGCGCGGCCCGCGCGGCGGCATCATCATGATGGGCAAGGACTTCGATAACCCCTGGGGCCGCAAGACTAAAAAGGGCAGCCCCGTCAGCATGTCGTCCGTACTCAACAGCGGCGTATTCCCCGGTATGCAGGGCGGCCCGCTCGAACACATCATCGCCGCCAAGGCGGTGGCCTTCGGCGAAGCCTTGCTGCCCTCCTTCAAGGTTTATGCCCAGCAAGTGGTCAAAAATGCCCATGCTATGGCCGCCGCCTTCGTCGAAAAAGGCTATAAAGTGATCTCCGGCGGCACCGACAACCACCTCATGCTGATCGACCTGCGCTCCAAAAACGTAACCGGCAAGGTGGCGGAGAAAGCCCTGGAACTGGCGGACATCACCGTCAACAAAAATATGGTGCCCTTCGACACACAGACGCCCTTCGTCACCTCCGGCATCCGCGTTGGCTCCGCCGCCGTGACTACCCGCGGCCTGAAAGAGGCGGATTGCCGACAGGTGGTCGATTGGATCGATGCCATAATCTCCGATCCGGAAAATGAAAAGTTGATTGCCGATACCCGACAACACGTGAATGAGGTTATGGAGCGTTTCCCCCTCTACGAAGAGGCCAACATGCCTGCGTAG
- a CDS encoding cytochrome P450 codes for MASTHTLPQIPRWISLRNSLRFAHNPIPTLDQYVAEYGPTFEFYLGGMVKGMLTTDPGLAQHVLQKEHRKWRKSPIQTERLGHFLGNGLLTSDGDYWLRQRRLIQPGFHRKRLAGLTAIMNQEIDDFLEQRFGPALAVGQPVDMSPMMMELAFRVVAKSLFTTDLNEKDLALLRDTVTVLQGFITRTFRQPYLIPWFHLSGQYRKHEALADRFDGIILKNIQARKSSGERCDDLLQMLLEARYEDTGEGMTDRQLTEESAILFVAGHETTANALSWTWYLLGQHPEVVERLRKEHEAVLSGREPGFDDLPQLEYTQQVIDEAMRLYPPAWITDRLCVEDDQYGDLPLPKGSRVVAYIYGIHRRPSLWENPEAFRPERFSRERRKEYHPFAYMPFGGGPRLCIGNNFALMEMQLVLVKMLRRYELESVPGFEPELQPLITLRPGNGVLMKGRRKGE; via the coding sequence ATGGCTTCCACCCACACCCTCCCACAAATACCCCGCTGGATTTCCCTGCGCAACTCCCTGCGCTTTGCCCACAACCCCATCCCTACCCTCGACCAGTACGTGGCCGAGTACGGCCCTACCTTTGAGTTTTATCTGGGCGGCATGGTCAAGGGCATGCTCACTACCGACCCTGGGCTGGCCCAGCACGTGCTGCAGAAAGAGCACCGCAAGTGGCGCAAGTCGCCCATTCAGACCGAGCGCCTGGGCCACTTCCTGGGCAACGGCTTGCTGACCAGCGACGGCGACTACTGGCTGCGACAGCGCCGCCTGATACAGCCGGGCTTCCATCGCAAGCGGCTGGCAGGCTTGACCGCCATCATGAACCAGGAAATCGATGATTTTCTGGAACAACGCTTCGGCCCGGCCCTGGCCGTCGGCCAGCCTGTTGATATGTCGCCCATGATGATGGAACTGGCCTTTCGGGTAGTAGCCAAGTCGTTGTTTACTACCGACCTGAACGAAAAAGACCTCGCCCTTCTGCGCGATACGGTGACGGTGCTCCAGGGCTTCATCACCCGCACCTTCCGGCAACCCTACCTTATCCCCTGGTTTCATCTCTCGGGACAGTACCGGAAGCATGAAGCGCTGGCGGACAGGTTCGACGGGATCATCCTGAAAAACATTCAGGCCCGGAAGTCCTCCGGCGAGCGGTGCGACGACCTGCTGCAGATGCTGCTCGAAGCTCGTTATGAAGACACCGGGGAAGGCATGACCGACCGGCAGCTAACCGAAGAAAGCGCCATCCTCTTCGTGGCCGGCCACGAGACGACCGCCAATGCCCTCTCGTGGACATGGTACCTGCTCGGCCAACACCCCGAAGTAGTGGAACGCCTCCGAAAAGAACACGAAGCCGTGCTGAGTGGCCGCGAACCGGGCTTTGATGACTTGCCCCAACTGGAGTACACCCAGCAGGTGATCGACGAGGCCATGCGCCTCTACCCGCCTGCCTGGATTACGGACCGCCTCTGTGTGGAAGACGACCAGTATGGAGATTTGCCCTTGCCCAAAGGGAGCCGGGTAGTGGCCTACATCTACGGCATCCACCGCCGGCCCAGCCTGTGGGAAAACCCGGAAGCCTTCCGCCCGGAGCGCTTCAGCCGGGAGCGCCGAAAGGAATACCATCCCTTCGCTTACATGCCTTTTGGCGGTGGCCCCCGGCTGTGCATCGGCAACAATTTTGCCCTGATGGAGATGCAACTGGTGCTGGTGAAAATGCTGCGGCGCTACGAACTGGAATCTGTTCCCGGCTTCGAGCCGGAACTGCAGCCGCTGATCACGCTGCGGCCGGGGAATGGGGTGTTGATGAAGGGGAGGAGGAAAGGGGAGTAG
- a CDS encoding helix-turn-helix transcriptional regulator gives MVQLNQFFKGSDQFPKIEAVPGFRFVEYRAYEASARNRVWSDRNFIVFVLEGRKVIHTAEETYKLGYNRALFLRRGGYLMSEIPRGRGVFQSLLFFIDDEFLEQFARQHAALLPKNVKKPRKAGIPIKVTGPISQFYYSALPYFNIPLNEARRRALGLKFEELLLTLIAEPANRPFAAFLASLLSGKPNIRLVMEQNFCLNLPLEAFARLAQRSLSSFKRDFREAYGLPPGHWLRQRRLQHARLLLETTGRPVSEVAHESGFENASHFSQAFKANFGCSPSECRNRKME, from the coding sequence ATGGTCCAACTCAATCAATTTTTTAAAGGATCCGATCAATTCCCCAAAATAGAGGCCGTGCCTGGCTTCCGCTTTGTAGAGTACCGGGCCTACGAAGCGTCTGCCCGCAACCGGGTATGGTCGGACCGCAACTTCATCGTCTTCGTGCTGGAGGGGCGCAAGGTGATCCACACTGCGGAGGAAACCTACAAGCTGGGCTACAACCGGGCGCTCTTCCTGCGGCGGGGCGGCTACCTGATGTCGGAGATTCCCAGGGGGCGGGGGGTATTCCAGAGCCTGCTGTTTTTCATCGACGATGAATTCCTGGAGCAGTTTGCCCGGCAACACGCTGCCCTGCTGCCTAAAAATGTGAAGAAGCCCCGGAAAGCCGGCATTCCCATCAAGGTGACGGGGCCCATCAGCCAGTTTTATTACTCCGCCCTGCCCTATTTCAACATCCCCCTCAACGAGGCGCGCCGCCGGGCGCTGGGGTTGAAGTTCGAAGAACTGTTGCTTACCCTGATCGCGGAGCCCGCCAACCGGCCCTTTGCCGCCTTCCTCGCCAGCCTGCTCAGCGGCAAGCCCAATATCCGTTTGGTGATGGAGCAGAATTTCTGCCTCAACCTGCCCCTGGAAGCGTTCGCCCGGCTGGCCCAACGCAGCCTCTCCTCCTTCAAAAGGGACTTCCGGGAAGCCTATGGTTTGCCCCCCGGCCATTGGCTACGCCAGCGCCGCCTGCAACACGCCCGCCTCCTGCTGGAAACGACGGGCCGCCCGGTATCGGAAGTTGCCCACGAAAGCGGCTTTGAGAATGCGTCTCACTTTAGCCAGGCATTTAAAGCCAATTTTGGGTGTTCTCCTTCGGAATGTAGAAATAGAAAAATGGAATAA
- a CDS encoding type II toxin-antitoxin system VapC family toxin, whose protein sequence is MSGNSLLVDTNIALYLLDGDLTIAELLNGQDVYLSFISELELLGFQDLEEGELSLIKEFLDSCIIVDLNEPIKRITVELKQSHKIKLPDAIIAATSLYMNIPLISADKIFEKISELRFIKYEI, encoded by the coding sequence ATGAGTGGGAATAGCCTATTGGTTGATACAAATATCGCTCTGTACCTTTTAGATGGTGACCTCACTATTGCCGAACTTCTGAACGGGCAGGATGTTTACCTTTCCTTTATTTCAGAATTAGAGCTTCTCGGGTTTCAGGATTTAGAAGAAGGAGAACTTTCCTTAATCAAAGAATTTTTAGATAGTTGTATCATTGTTGATCTCAATGAACCTATCAAACGAATTACTGTCGAACTAAAACAAAGCCACAAAATTAAGTTGCCGGATGCGATAATTGCTGCAACTTCATTGTATATGAACATCCCCTTGATTTCAGCGGATAAGATTTTTGAAAAGATTTCCGAACTCAGGTTCATAAAGTACGAAATCTAG